In Leptospira bouyouniensis, the following proteins share a genomic window:
- the aroC gene encoding chorismate synthase → MPSSWGKIFRVSTYGESHGTSVGVVVDGVPAGLPFPEEEIQKDLTRRRPGQNDLTTPRDEKDRMVVESGVFEGKTTGSPILMKVNNQNTIGSDYDEMAHVFRPSHADYTYSEKYGHRAHVGGGRSSVRETIGRVAAAGLARVILENELGISTVGFVDSIGPIDSNITEDEYPISRDIVDQFPTRCPKPSTNEEMETLIRKLRDEGDSVGGVVKVVVRNLPPGLGDPVYDKLDADLAKAILSISACKGFEVGSGFSGTRQTGSKHNDEFYIEEGTGKVKTRTNRSGGIQGGISNGMDLVIRAAFKPTSTIKKEQKTVNDQNKETILKAKGRHDPCVLPRAVPIVEAVVNLVLVDAYLYQRALQPKWFMKYANLNAIPNQ, encoded by the coding sequence AAGTTGGGGAAAAATTTTTCGAGTATCGACCTATGGAGAGTCTCACGGAACATCCGTTGGAGTTGTAGTGGATGGAGTACCTGCTGGGCTTCCATTTCCTGAAGAAGAAATCCAAAAAGATCTAACACGCCGAAGACCTGGCCAAAATGATCTGACAACTCCGAGAGATGAAAAGGATCGAATGGTGGTTGAGTCTGGGGTGTTTGAAGGGAAAACCACAGGTAGTCCCATCCTCATGAAGGTGAACAACCAAAATACGATTGGCAGTGATTATGATGAGATGGCTCATGTATTCCGACCTTCTCATGCCGATTATACATATTCAGAAAAATATGGCCACAGAGCCCACGTAGGTGGTGGACGTTCGTCTGTTCGTGAAACCATTGGCAGAGTTGCAGCAGCTGGACTTGCCCGAGTGATTTTAGAAAACGAATTAGGAATTTCAACTGTAGGATTTGTAGACTCGATTGGACCAATTGACTCGAATATCACAGAAGATGAATACCCAATCTCTCGAGACATCGTGGACCAATTTCCTACACGTTGTCCAAAACCATCCACCAATGAGGAAATGGAAACACTCATCCGTAAACTTCGAGATGAAGGAGATTCCGTTGGTGGAGTTGTAAAAGTTGTGGTACGCAATCTTCCACCAGGACTAGGTGATCCCGTATACGACAAGTTAGACGCTGATTTAGCAAAAGCCATTTTATCGATTTCAGCTTGCAAAGGTTTTGAAGTTGGATCTGGATTCTCAGGTACTCGCCAAACTGGCAGTAAACACAACGATGAATTTTACATTGAAGAAGGAACTGGCAAAGTAAAAACGCGGACCAATCGTTCGGGAGGGATCCAAGGAGGAATTTCCAATGGGATGGATCTTGTGATCCGTGCTGCTTTTAAGCCAACCTCTACCATCAAAAAAGAACAAAAAACAGTTAACGACCAGAATAAAGAAACCATACTCAAAGCCAAAGGCCGTCACGATCCTTGTGTATTACCTAGAGCAGTTCCTATTGTGGAAGCAGTCGTGAACTTAGTGTTAGTTGATGCATACCTATACCAAAGAGCCCTTCAACCTAAATGGTTCATGAAGTATGCAAATTTAAACGCAATACCAAACCAATAG